One window of the Synechococcus sp. CC9311 genome contains the following:
- the fabZ gene encoding 3-hydroxyacyl-ACP dehydratase FabZ has translation MLNAEQIMGLLPHRYPFALVDRVLEHVPGERAVALKNVTFNEPQFQGHFPGRPLMPGVLIVEAMAQVGGLIVTQMPDLPKGLFVFAGIDGVRFRRPVVPGDQLRITCELLSLKRKRFGKVKAEATVDGQLVCSGELMFSLVD, from the coding sequence GTGCTGAATGCCGAGCAGATCATGGGTTTGCTGCCGCATCGTTATCCATTTGCCTTGGTGGATCGTGTGCTGGAGCACGTTCCAGGCGAACGCGCTGTTGCGCTCAAGAACGTCACCTTTAATGAGCCACAGTTCCAGGGACATTTCCCTGGTCGACCTCTGATGCCAGGGGTTTTGATTGTGGAAGCGATGGCTCAGGTGGGTGGGTTGATTGTGACTCAGATGCCAGATCTCCCAAAGGGCCTGTTCGTGTTCGCCGGAATTGATGGAGTTCGTTTTCGTCGGCCGGTGGTTCCAGGGGATCAGTTAAGGATTACGTGCGAGTTGCTCAGCCTGAAACGCAAGCGTTTTGGCAAAGTGAAAGCGGAGGCCACGGTGGATGGACAGCTTGTCTGTTCCGGTGAGCTGATGTTTTCTCTGGTGGATTGA
- the kaiB gene encoding circadian clock protein KaiB, protein MSPRKTYILKLYVAGNTPNSMRALKTLRNILETEFKGVYALKVIDVLKNPQLAEEDKILATPTLSKILPPPVRRIIGDLSDRERVLIGLDLLYDELVDNDLNSSLMDALGVPDIEEADS, encoded by the coding sequence ATGAGCCCTAGGAAGACTTATATCCTGAAGCTTTATGTGGCAGGGAACACGCCCAATTCGATGCGTGCACTCAAAACGCTTCGCAATATTCTTGAAACGGAATTTAAGGGTGTCTACGCTCTCAAGGTCATTGATGTCTTGAAAAATCCTCAGCTTGCAGAAGAGGACAAAATTCTGGCAACCCCCACGTTGTCCAAAATTCTTCCGCCTCCTGTGCGTCGGATTATTGGTGATCTTTCTGATCGCGAACGAGTGCTGATCGGACTTGATCTTCTTTACGACGAGCTTGTTGACAACGACCTCAACTCTTCCCTGATGGACGCGTTGGGAGTCCCGGATATCGAAGAGGCAGATTCTTAA
- a CDS encoding circadian clock protein KaiA — translation MTRPALTIAFLLRSPELESACCQWLPGNRYTPVDLGLEDSAVDVVSALERQREAVDAVVIEQSLLQEQIREDLLARGLLFPAVVVGELMGRVDYHPEEVHLPGDQLEQLGYNVDAAISRFLRHGQKDIRPEDGSSESDQVGGQPEGSAWKLSSRLQERLGYLGVFYKRDPSRFLANLPPNEQRELLQSLQRTYRDLLIGYFRDPAAANQALESFVNTAFFGDLPITQTVEIHMNLIDDFWKQLRLEGHKDDFLQDYRLALLDVMAHLCEMYRRSVPGDIPLVPAGSQRRQLQNSEVSL, via the coding sequence ATGACCAGGCCGGCACTCACGATCGCGTTCTTGTTGAGGTCGCCTGAGCTCGAATCGGCTTGCTGTCAGTGGTTGCCAGGCAATCGCTATACCCCTGTAGATCTTGGACTGGAGGACTCAGCGGTCGATGTTGTCTCTGCTTTGGAACGACAACGTGAGGCTGTTGATGCAGTTGTGATTGAGCAATCACTCCTGCAAGAGCAGATACGGGAAGACTTGTTGGCTCGCGGTTTGCTGTTTCCAGCTGTTGTCGTGGGCGAATTGATGGGGCGTGTCGATTACCACCCCGAAGAAGTTCACCTTCCCGGCGATCAGCTTGAGCAGCTTGGTTACAACGTTGACGCAGCGATTTCACGCTTTCTTCGTCACGGGCAGAAAGATATTCGCCCTGAAGACGGATCCTCTGAATCAGATCAGGTTGGCGGGCAGCCTGAGGGAAGTGCTTGGAAGTTGTCGAGCCGCTTGCAGGAGAGGCTTGGCTATCTAGGAGTCTTTTACAAGCGAGATCCTTCGCGATTTTTGGCCAATCTTCCGCCGAATGAACAGCGCGAGTTGCTTCAGTCCTTGCAGCGCACCTATCGAGATCTATTGATTGGTTATTTCCGTGACCCTGCTGCTGCCAACCAGGCTCTAGAGAGTTTTGTGAACACCGCTTTTTTTGGCGACTTGCCCATTACCCAAACCGTTGAGATCCATATGAATCTGATTGACGACTTTTGGAAACAACTCAGACTTGAAGGGCATAAAGACGACTTCCTTCAGGATTACCGCCTTGCACTGCTGGATGTCATGGCTCACCTCTGTGAAATGTACCGACGGTCAGTCCCTGGAGATATTCCCTTAGTTCCTGCCGGGTCTCAACGACGTCAGCTACAGAATTCGGAGGTGTCCTTATGA
- the kaiC gene encoding circadian clock protein KaiC, with amino-acid sequence MQISSSSGSPQMQVQKLPTGIEGFDDVCHGGLPIGRSTLISGTSGTGKTVFSLHFLHNGIAHYDEPGIFVTFEESPLDILRNAASFGWSLQEMVEQDKLFILDASPDPDGQDVAGSFDLSGLIERINYAIRKYKAKRVAIDSITAVFQQYDAVFVVRREIFRLIARLKEIGVTTVMTTERIDEYGPIARYGVEEFVSDNVVILRNVLEGERRRRTVEILKLRGTTHMKGEFPFTMGAHGISIFPLGAMRLTQRSSNVRVSSGVPRLDEMCGGGYFKDSIILATGATGTGKTLLISKFIEDACNNKERAILFAYEESRAQLMRNGTSWGIDFEQMEQDGLLKIICAYPESTGLEDHLQIIKTEISQFKPTRMAIDSLSALARGVSRNAFRQFVIALTGYAKQEEIAGFFTNTSEEFMGSHSITDSHISTITDTILLLQYVEIRGEMARAINVFKMRGSWHDRGIREFLITGNGPQIQDSFSNFERIISGVPHRVTMDERSELSRIARGVSPE; translated from the coding sequence ATGCAGATTTCTAGCTCAAGCGGTTCCCCTCAGATGCAGGTCCAGAAGCTTCCGACAGGAATCGAGGGGTTTGATGATGTGTGCCATGGCGGCTTGCCGATTGGACGCAGCACCCTGATTAGCGGAACGTCCGGAACGGGTAAAACTGTTTTTTCCTTGCATTTTCTCCACAATGGAATTGCTCATTACGATGAGCCCGGGATTTTTGTCACGTTTGAGGAGTCGCCTCTCGATATTTTGCGTAATGCTGCAAGTTTTGGTTGGAGCTTGCAGGAGATGGTGGAGCAAGACAAGCTCTTTATTCTTGATGCTTCACCGGATCCAGACGGTCAGGACGTGGCGGGCAGTTTCGATCTGTCTGGCCTGATTGAAAGAATTAATTACGCCATACGAAAGTACAAAGCCAAAAGGGTGGCAATCGATTCCATTACGGCTGTCTTTCAACAGTACGACGCGGTATTTGTTGTGCGTCGGGAGATCTTCCGTCTAATCGCACGTCTGAAGGAGATCGGCGTCACCACTGTGATGACCACCGAGAGAATTGATGAATATGGGCCTATCGCACGTTACGGCGTTGAAGAATTTGTCTCTGACAATGTTGTGATCCTCCGCAATGTGCTGGAGGGAGAGCGCCGACGCCGAACTGTTGAGATTCTCAAGTTGAGAGGCACTACCCACATGAAGGGTGAGTTCCCTTTCACAATGGGCGCTCACGGGATCAGCATCTTCCCTCTTGGTGCGATGAGGCTTACTCAGCGCTCATCAAATGTGCGCGTTAGTTCTGGCGTGCCGCGGCTCGATGAGATGTGTGGTGGCGGCTACTTCAAGGATTCAATCATCCTTGCGACGGGAGCAACTGGTACAGGCAAGACGTTGTTGATTTCGAAATTTATTGAGGATGCTTGCAATAATAAAGAGCGGGCAATCTTGTTTGCCTACGAGGAATCACGTGCTCAATTAATGCGTAATGGCACAAGTTGGGGAATTGATTTTGAGCAGATGGAGCAAGATGGCCTTCTTAAGATTATTTGCGCCTATCCGGAGTCCACTGGTTTAGAAGACCACTTGCAGATTATTAAAACCGAGATCAGTCAATTCAAGCCCACTCGAATGGCGATTGACTCGTTGTCTGCGTTAGCGCGTGGTGTAAGCCGTAATGCCTTTAGGCAGTTTGTGATCGCATTGACTGGATACGCTAAGCAAGAAGAAATTGCCGGCTTTTTTACAAATACTTCCGAAGAATTCATGGGAAGTCATTCGATCACTGACTCTCATATCTCAACCATTACTGACACCATTTTATTGCTCCAGTACGTTGAGATACGTGGTGAGATGGCTAGGGCGATCAATGTGTTCAAGATGCGTGGGTCTTGGCATGATCGAGGTATTCGTGAATTCTTGATCACGGGTAATGGGCCGCAGATTCAAGATTCATTCTCGAATTTTGAGAGGATTATTAGCGGTGTTCCTCACCGTGTGACGATGGATGAACGTAGCGAATTGTCGCGTATCGCTCGTGGAGTATCTCCGGAATAG
- a CDS encoding BamA/TamA family outer membrane protein, which produces MVNPSSCRTRNAVRRGAVGLALALPLLTTLPVRAQAEADSDQSSEEQIQLEDALTGETNEPQSAPQAVEVEEFEGAQEAPVAAENEVPEQPRVLITEVMIEGIDGHPEQERVELAAYDAMTVRPGSRVTRDELKVDLEAIYATGWFSDVRIEPVNGPLGVQLVVQVVPNPVLTKVELLPEDNEIPPQVIEDAFSSDYGRTLNLSELQLRMKELQTWYSNEGYALARVTGPTRVSPDGVVQLKVVIGTVAGVEVQFLNKEGETTDEKGEPIRGKTKPWVVTREISIKPGEAFNRNQLEGDIKRLYGTSLFSDVKVTLKPVAGNPGEVNIVLGIVEQSTGSLSGGLGYSQSQGVFGQIQLQDSNLFGRAWNIALNLTYGQFGGLANFTFTDPWIKGDSHRTSFRTSIFLSREVPQVFQSQDKGDIVTVTDYEDNNSSQAYEINNTRNPAGRKFDNVDDATKLFPEDSWFDYEGDTVVLQRVGGNVIFARPLNGGDPYKNAPWQILVGMNVQNVRPINFEGSSRIFATPNKRDKNDIPNENIICIAYNCATENNLAGLRLAATYNSLNDPRNPTSGNFFSFGTEQFLSVGEDSPTFNRVKASYTQFFPVNWLKIAKGCRPKPGEKLNCPQSIGLQIKAGSIVGDLPPYEAFCLGGSNSVRGWFDCDLAVGRSYGEATLEYRFPLISIFAGELFVDAGTDFGSQNNVPGKPGKLLKKPGSGFSIGTGVIVTTPVGPLRLEVASQDFTGEWRFNLGVGWKF; this is translated from the coding sequence ATGGTCAATCCCTCCTCATGCCGAACCAGGAACGCCGTTCGGCGAGGAGCTGTGGGGCTTGCTCTGGCCCTGCCGCTTCTGACCACCCTTCCTGTTCGAGCACAAGCTGAGGCTGACTCTGATCAGAGTTCGGAAGAACAGATCCAGCTCGAAGATGCGTTAACTGGGGAGACCAACGAGCCCCAATCTGCACCTCAAGCTGTGGAGGTGGAGGAGTTTGAAGGTGCGCAGGAAGCGCCAGTTGCTGCAGAAAACGAAGTCCCTGAGCAGCCCAGAGTGCTGATTACAGAGGTGATGATCGAAGGGATCGATGGTCACCCAGAGCAAGAGCGGGTGGAACTGGCTGCTTATGACGCCATGACCGTTCGCCCTGGTAGTCGCGTTACTAGGGATGAACTGAAAGTTGATTTGGAGGCGATCTACGCCACTGGCTGGTTCTCCGATGTACGGATCGAACCGGTTAATGGCCCTCTTGGCGTGCAACTGGTGGTTCAAGTTGTTCCCAATCCAGTACTCACAAAAGTTGAGCTGCTGCCTGAAGACAATGAGATTCCTCCGCAGGTCATTGAGGATGCCTTCAGTTCCGATTACGGACGCACGCTGAATCTCTCCGAGCTTCAGCTTCGGATGAAAGAACTTCAGACGTGGTATTCAAACGAGGGGTACGCCCTTGCAAGGGTCACAGGTCCAACGCGAGTTAGTCCAGATGGAGTTGTACAGCTCAAAGTTGTTATTGGCACGGTCGCTGGCGTTGAAGTGCAGTTCCTCAATAAGGAAGGCGAAACCACTGACGAAAAAGGTGAGCCGATTCGAGGAAAAACTAAACCATGGGTTGTTACGAGAGAAATCTCGATCAAGCCAGGAGAGGCCTTCAATCGCAACCAACTTGAGGGTGATATCAAACGTCTTTATGGAACGTCGCTATTCAGTGACGTCAAAGTCACATTAAAACCTGTTGCGGGAAATCCAGGCGAAGTCAATATTGTTCTGGGAATCGTTGAACAATCCACCGGTTCTCTTTCTGGCGGCTTGGGCTATAGCCAGAGCCAGGGAGTCTTTGGTCAAATTCAACTTCAAGATAGTAATCTTTTCGGTAGAGCATGGAATATTGCGCTCAACCTGACATACGGTCAATTTGGAGGTCTTGCTAATTTTACGTTCACTGACCCGTGGATCAAGGGAGATTCACACCGCACTTCCTTCCGCACTTCTATTTTTCTGAGCCGAGAAGTTCCTCAGGTTTTTCAAAGTCAGGATAAGGGTGACATCGTTACAGTCACTGATTATGAGGATAATAATTCTTCTCAGGCTTACGAAATTAATAACACAAGGAATCCTGCCGGCCGTAAATTTGATAATGTTGATGATGCTACAAAGCTTTTCCCTGAGGACAGTTGGTTTGACTACGAGGGAGATACTGTAGTCCTGCAGAGGGTTGGAGGTAATGTTATCTTCGCTCGTCCACTAAATGGTGGAGATCCCTACAAAAATGCTCCCTGGCAGATCCTTGTCGGGATGAATGTTCAAAATGTTAGGCCGATTAATTTTGAGGGTAGTTCCCGTATTTTTGCTACGCCTAATAAGCGCGACAAAAATGATATCCCTAACGAGAATATAATTTGCATTGCTTATAATTGCGCAACTGAGAACAATCTTGCTGGATTGCGTCTTGCTGCAACGTATAACTCGTTAAACGATCCGCGGAACCCTACGTCCGGAAATTTCTTTAGTTTCGGAACCGAGCAATTTTTGTCTGTTGGAGAGGATTCTCCAACTTTTAATAGAGTCAAGGCTAGTTACACTCAATTTTTTCCAGTTAACTGGTTGAAGATTGCTAAGGGTTGTCGGCCTAAGCCCGGCGAGAAACTGAATTGCCCGCAGTCGATCGGACTCCAAATTAAGGCAGGTTCGATTGTTGGTGATCTTCCTCCCTATGAAGCCTTTTGTCTGGGAGGTTCTAATTCGGTTCGTGGTTGGTTTGATTGTGACTTGGCGGTTGGGCGAAGCTATGGCGAAGCAACTTTGGAATACAGATTCCCGCTTATTAGTATATTTGCAGGAGAATTATTTGTTGACGCCGGTACTGATTTTGGGTCCCAGAACAATGTTCCGGGGAAGCCTGGCAAATTGCTCAAAAAGCCAGGATCAGGCTTCTCCATCGGTACCGGTGTGATTGTGACAACGCCAGTCGGCCCTCTGCGTCTAGAGGTTGCCAGTCAGGATTTCACTGGTGAGTGGCGATTCAATTTGGGTGTTGGCTGGAAGTTCTAA
- the purD gene encoding phosphoribosylamine--glycine ligase, protein MSISTTRPLSLPPLRNVLVVGGGGREQALAWAFRRCPEIEGIWISPGNAGTGDLGGCTPLAIAESDHEGMVAACSDHAIDLVVIGPEAPLADGLADTLRGQGFAVFGPSAEGAQLEASKAWSKQLMQEAGIPTAGYWTVANEQEGIALLQQLQRPLVVKADGLAAGKGVTVADTVEETAAAIQEAFQGRFGQAGERLVLEERLTGPEVSVFALCDGEDMVLLPPAQDHKRLMEGDQGPNTGGMGAYAPAPLLDHAGLKQARELILEPTLAALRKRGIIYRGVIYAGLMLTAEGPQVIEFNCRFGDPECQTLMPLMGPELARVLQACALGRLADAPPLTQVKLCSACVVAAAAGYPDSPRKGDPIALELNPAPTTTDAIQLFHAGTRHSAEGVLETSGGRVLAMVAQSTDFDQAFAKAYEGLSQIRYDGMQFRTDIGHQVRAPKLY, encoded by the coding sequence ATGTCCATCTCCACCACCCGTCCCCTCTCGCTGCCGCCGTTGCGCAATGTGCTCGTGGTCGGAGGTGGCGGCCGAGAGCAGGCGTTGGCCTGGGCGTTCAGACGTTGTCCAGAGATCGAAGGCATCTGGATCAGCCCAGGAAACGCTGGCACAGGCGATTTGGGAGGCTGTACGCCACTGGCGATCGCAGAATCGGATCACGAAGGCATGGTTGCGGCGTGCAGCGACCACGCCATCGATTTGGTGGTGATCGGTCCAGAAGCCCCCTTAGCCGATGGTCTTGCAGACACGCTTCGAGGACAGGGCTTTGCGGTCTTTGGCCCGAGCGCGGAGGGTGCACAGCTTGAAGCGAGCAAAGCCTGGTCGAAGCAATTAATGCAAGAAGCTGGGATTCCCACTGCTGGGTACTGGACCGTGGCCAATGAGCAGGAGGGGATTGCTCTTCTGCAACAACTGCAACGCCCCTTGGTTGTGAAGGCAGATGGGCTCGCGGCGGGGAAAGGGGTGACCGTGGCGGACACCGTGGAGGAGACTGCAGCCGCCATTCAAGAAGCTTTTCAAGGTCGGTTCGGACAGGCCGGTGAGCGGCTTGTCCTGGAAGAACGCCTAACAGGGCCAGAAGTGTCGGTGTTTGCCCTCTGTGATGGCGAGGACATGGTTCTGCTTCCGCCTGCTCAGGATCACAAACGACTCATGGAGGGGGATCAAGGACCCAATACCGGAGGGATGGGGGCTTATGCACCAGCCCCCCTTCTCGATCACGCGGGTCTCAAACAGGCGCGTGAACTGATCCTGGAACCAACCCTTGCAGCCTTACGTAAGCGAGGAATCATCTACCGAGGGGTCATCTATGCAGGGCTAATGCTCACTGCCGAGGGGCCACAGGTGATCGAATTCAATTGCCGCTTTGGCGATCCGGAGTGCCAAACCCTGATGCCTCTGATGGGGCCTGAACTCGCTCGAGTGCTCCAGGCCTGTGCACTCGGACGTCTTGCAGATGCACCACCGCTCACGCAAGTGAAACTGTGCAGTGCCTGCGTGGTGGCGGCGGCAGCTGGCTATCCCGACAGCCCTCGCAAAGGCGATCCGATTGCGCTTGAGCTCAACCCCGCCCCAACCACCACTGACGCAATTCAGTTATTTCACGCGGGAACGCGACATAGCGCCGAGGGGGTACTGGAGACCTCAGGCGGCCGCGTTTTGGCGATGGTGGCTCAGTCGACGGATTTTGATCAGGCCTTCGCAAAGGCCTACGAAGGACTTTCGCAGATCCGTTACGACGGCATGCAATTCAGGACAGACATTGGCCATCAAGTGCGCGCACCTAAGCTTTATTAA
- the purC gene encoding phosphoribosylaminoimidazolesuccinocarboxamide synthase, whose product MTSTRGSLLYEGKAKRIYASNKEAEVLVEFKNDATAFNAQKRAQLEDKGRLNCQISACLFELLEREGIPTHYCGLESDHWMVVQRVKVIPIEVVLRNVATGSLCRQTPIAQGTLLDPALLDLYYKDDDLGDPLLTESRLFLLDLVSPESRQEIETLARQVNAVLTPFFSALNLQLVDFKLELGWNEAGELLVADEISPDTCRLWDMNLRDEKERILDKDRFRQDLGGVIEAYGEVCKRVQGATPKPRNYR is encoded by the coding sequence ATGACCAGCACCCGTGGGTCTCTTCTCTATGAGGGCAAGGCCAAACGCATCTATGCCTCAAACAAAGAGGCTGAGGTTTTGGTTGAATTCAAGAACGATGCCACTGCTTTTAATGCCCAAAAGCGTGCACAACTTGAAGACAAAGGACGACTTAATTGTCAGATATCGGCGTGTCTGTTCGAATTGCTGGAACGGGAAGGAATACCAACTCATTACTGCGGGTTGGAGTCGGATCATTGGATGGTGGTCCAACGGGTCAAGGTGATTCCGATTGAAGTAGTGCTGCGCAATGTGGCCACAGGATCACTCTGCCGTCAAACCCCAATTGCTCAAGGCACTCTCTTGGATCCTGCACTGCTGGATCTTTATTACAAGGATGATGATCTTGGTGATCCTCTTTTGACAGAGTCGCGCTTGTTCTTACTTGACTTGGTCAGTCCGGAAAGTCGTCAGGAAATCGAGACGTTGGCAAGACAGGTCAACGCTGTTTTGACTCCTTTCTTCTCTGCTCTCAATCTTCAATTGGTGGATTTCAAGCTCGAACTTGGATGGAACGAAGCGGGTGAATTACTTGTGGCTGACGAGATCAGCCCAGACACCTGCCGCCTTTGGGACATGAACCTTCGGGATGAAAAGGAACGAATTTTGGACAAGGATCGATTCCGTCAAGACCTTGGCGGAGTGATTGAGGCCTACGGGGAGGTCTGCAAACGGGTCCAAGGGGCCACCCCCAAACCCCGCAACTACAGGTAA
- the lpxC gene encoding UDP-3-O-acyl-N-acetylglucosamine deacetylase: MMSWPADYNRPWTLASSVSRSGIGLHSGQQCQVTLVPSEQEGFYVRWLDQTSAPVRLDPSQVRDSQLCTTLDFGERQLSTVEHLLAAVAGCGVSHVELQVSGTEIPLLDGSALGWVEAIAEAGLTTASTPRRPPLVLSEPLAFYRGSSAIVATPADRFTLVGVIDFPQEAIGRQQLALELSPQTFIDEIAPARTFGFREQVEQLRSSGLIRGGALDNALVCDGDSWVNPPLRFQDEPVRHKILDLIGDLALVGFPQAQVLVYRGSHGLHTELAAALADQLVPQR; the protein is encoded by the coding sequence ATGATGTCTTGGCCTGCTGATTACAACAGGCCTTGGACGTTGGCATCCAGTGTGTCGCGCTCAGGGATTGGTTTACATAGCGGACAGCAATGTCAAGTCACCCTTGTCCCCTCCGAGCAGGAAGGTTTCTATGTGCGTTGGCTTGATCAAACCTCAGCCCCCGTACGTCTCGATCCTTCACAGGTGCGCGACAGCCAGTTGTGTACCACCCTCGATTTCGGCGAGAGACAGCTTTCTACGGTGGAACATTTGCTCGCTGCTGTTGCTGGCTGCGGGGTTTCCCATGTTGAACTTCAGGTATCGGGTACGGAAATACCGCTTCTCGACGGTTCCGCTTTGGGTTGGGTGGAGGCGATCGCTGAAGCTGGGTTGACGACAGCGTCGACACCACGTCGTCCCCCCTTGGTGCTCTCTGAACCGCTGGCTTTTTATCGCGGAAGTAGCGCCATCGTTGCGACGCCTGCTGATCGTTTCACGCTGGTAGGCGTGATTGACTTTCCTCAGGAAGCGATTGGTCGTCAGCAATTAGCCCTAGAGCTCTCTCCTCAGACGTTTATTGATGAGATTGCCCCTGCTCGGACCTTTGGGTTTCGCGAGCAAGTGGAACAACTCCGCTCCTCTGGTCTCATTCGTGGCGGCGCCTTAGATAACGCGCTCGTTTGTGATGGAGATTCCTGGGTGAATCCCCCGCTGCGTTTCCAAGATGAACCAGTGCGCCATAAGATCTTGGACTTAATCGGAGATCTGGCTCTCGTGGGTTTCCCTCAAGCCCAAGTGCTGGTCTATCGCGGATCTCACGGCCTTCATACTGAATTGGCCGCGGCACTTGCCGATCAACTCGTTCCTCAACGCTGA
- a CDS encoding ATP-binding protein — MSSGSAPASANSTASSWAGSVSSDTAPEQEGLWSGIRLWWAEFSLQTKLLAIATLVVSLMMTSITFFALNGIQRDAVMNDTRYARDLGLLLAGNVTELVADGHDRELANVAEQFWRSSRSLRYIFFADPEGVVYLGIPISGNDADTRGDLRLNRRLELPSELRSRPKNPLVRQHLTPDGQVTDVFVPLIQEGRYLGVLALGVNPNDSALASASLTREVTVAVFISIWVLVILGAVFNALTITRPVKELLRGVRSIAAGDFQARIGLPIGGELGELLDGFNAMALQLQDYDAANIEELQAAQVKQASLIATMADGAVLLDEKGQIVLANPTARRLFRWEGRNLEGQDFLNSIPDLLANELHEPLDGVLNQGRDSNELRSSIGEPPRTLRFVLQAVREPSGENLKGIAVTMQDLTREVELNAAQSRFISNVSHELRTPLFNIKSYVETLYEMGDQLSDTDKQEFLGIANAETDRLTRLVNDVLDLSRLESHPSVQFTELDLRPGLEQTLRSYQLNASDKQVELDLEASIDLPDILGNWDLILQVLDNLVGNALKFSRSGSRIVIRAYAWPDSCWMGPLPEDSLQAPQCEMVSPLPKLRVEVSDTGYGISEDKQQRIFERFYRVENAVHTEVGTGLGLSIVRGILEKHSSVIRMASEPDVGTTFWFDLPLAQSDQDEIRLQAERQSRFDQEEIELL, encoded by the coding sequence ATGAGTAGCGGTTCGGCACCAGCTTCTGCGAACTCCACTGCATCCTCATGGGCAGGGTCAGTCTCTTCGGATACGGCCCCAGAGCAAGAGGGTCTTTGGAGTGGCATCCGCCTCTGGTGGGCCGAATTCAGCCTTCAGACCAAACTTCTGGCCATCGCCACGCTCGTGGTGAGCCTGATGATGACCAGCATTACCTTTTTCGCGCTCAATGGGATCCAACGCGATGCGGTGATGAATGACACCCGCTACGCCCGCGACTTGGGGCTGCTGCTAGCGGGAAATGTTACCGAGCTAGTGGCAGACGGACATGACCGAGAACTGGCCAATGTGGCCGAACAGTTTTGGCGTTCAAGCCGCAGCCTTCGCTACATCTTTTTTGCTGATCCCGAAGGCGTCGTTTACCTCGGCATTCCCATCAGTGGGAATGACGCCGATACCAGAGGTGACCTACGTCTTAATCGACGTCTTGAACTCCCCAGTGAACTGAGATCGAGGCCTAAAAATCCCCTTGTCCGTCAACATTTGACGCCTGATGGGCAAGTGACCGATGTTTTTGTGCCCTTGATTCAGGAGGGTCGCTACCTCGGTGTTCTCGCCCTCGGGGTGAATCCCAATGACTCGGCTCTTGCGAGTGCCTCGCTCACCCGCGAGGTCACCGTGGCCGTTTTCATCTCGATCTGGGTTCTGGTGATTCTTGGCGCTGTGTTCAATGCATTGACCATTACCCGACCCGTGAAGGAACTGCTACGCGGCGTTCGATCCATTGCTGCTGGTGATTTCCAAGCCCGTATCGGCCTCCCCATAGGGGGAGAACTTGGGGAGTTGTTGGATGGCTTTAATGCGATGGCCTTGCAGCTCCAGGACTACGACGCCGCCAACATTGAAGAGTTGCAGGCTGCCCAGGTAAAGCAGGCCTCTCTGATTGCAACGATGGCGGATGGCGCGGTCTTGCTGGATGAGAAAGGACAAATTGTGTTGGCCAATCCAACGGCTCGACGCTTGTTTCGCTGGGAGGGTCGCAATCTTGAAGGACAGGATTTTCTCAATTCGATTCCAGACTTATTAGCCAACGAGCTCCATGAGCCTCTCGATGGAGTCCTGAATCAAGGCCGTGACAGCAATGAATTACGAAGCAGCATCGGGGAGCCGCCGCGCACCCTGCGTTTCGTGCTCCAAGCCGTACGAGAACCCAGCGGAGAAAACCTGAAAGGGATCGCGGTCACCATGCAAGATCTCACAAGAGAAGTGGAGCTCAACGCGGCCCAAAGCCGCTTCATCAGCAACGTGTCCCATGAACTGCGCACTCCGCTGTTCAACATCAAGAGCTACGTCGAAACCCTGTACGAAATGGGGGATCAACTCAGCGACACAGACAAACAAGAGTTTCTCGGCATTGCCAATGCAGAAACGGATCGACTCACACGACTCGTGAACGATGTCCTCGATCTTTCAAGACTCGAGTCCCATCCCAGCGTTCAGTTTACTGAACTCGATCTCAGGCCTGGCCTAGAGCAAACCCTCCGCAGTTATCAACTGAACGCTTCCGACAAACAAGTGGAGCTAGACCTTGAAGCCTCGATCGATCTACCAGACATTCTTGGCAATTGGGACCTGATCCTCCAGGTGCTGGACAATCTCGTTGGGAATGCTCTCAAGTTCAGCCGAAGCGGGAGCCGCATCGTGATACGCGCTTACGCCTGGCCCGACAGTTGCTGGATGGGGCCTCTTCCAGAGGATTCACTGCAGGCACCGCAATGCGAAATGGTTTCACCTCTTCCAAAACTGCGGGTGGAAGTGAGTGACACAGGTTATGGAATCAGCGAAGACAAACAACAACGCATTTTTGAAAGGTTTTATCGCGTAGAAAATGCGGTCCATACAGAAGTAGGAACTGGTCTTGGTCTCTCCATCGTGAGAGGAATTTTAGAGAAACACAGCAGCGTGATTCGCATGGCAAGCGAACCAGATGTTGGGACAACCTTCTGGTTTGACCTACCTCTTGCTCAATCCGACCAAGACGAAATAAGACTGCAAGCTGAGCGACAAAGTCGATTTGACCAAGAAGAGATCGAACTACTTTGA